The window AGACCTCCTGTATCATTagacgctgttgctggtggAAAACCTGGAGCAagtggcggcggtggcggaggaggtggtggtcCACCGATGCTCGCACTAGCCAAGAGATGGGGAACAAGTCCAACAGCGGCAGGTCCgggcggcggtggcggtggtggcggcggtggcggtggtgaagatggagaagcagcagagaTCATGGGAGCCGCACTTGCGGCAGATTTTGGAGGAGGTAGCGGCGCAGTCCTGAAAGCGCCATCTGCAGCTGAAACGACAGGCGCACCGGGCGGCCTCGGGGCTTGACGATGCACCGGTGCAGCGCGTACAGCTCCATCGCCCAACCCGGCGGGCTGAATCTGGAGctgaagcagaagcgcCTGTAATTTGGCCATTTcgctcttgagcttggtgatCTGCTTGTCCTTCTCGCCCAATTGGCTCTGCAGAGCCTCGGTGtgctcgctcgacttggctgcTTCCATCGACTGGAGTGCCTTCTCCTGCAACTTGGCAATATCGGTACGTAGCTCCGAGATCTCGGCGTCTTTCTTGCTGAGCGTCTCGATTGTTCGACGTGCCATCATATCTGCCTCTAGCTCCGGGTTTTCGATAGAGGCAGCGCCcttggcagcttcttgctccttgtcctttgcctcggcttcttcctGAGCCTGTGCAATGCCGTTCTGGAAACGGCCGTAGACCGTCTCGAGTGCGCGTTTGAGGTATTTGATTTCTCTCTCCTTGGCCTCAACATTTGCTTCGACACttgcgagctgctccttgTGACGCGCAATCTCATCCATGAGATTAGTCCATTGTCGGTTGCGCTCCAAGCGATCCTTCTTGGCTCGATCGTCACCATCTGTGCGCTCATCAGGGCGCGCAGCGGAAGAGAGACGGTCCAGCTCCGCTTGCAACTCGATGACCTGCTTTTCTTTCGCTACAAGTCGCTGAATGACACCAGCAAAGCTTTCTTTATCGCCTCgctttggcagcgtcgacggcgtTCCCGGGGgagcgagctcgtcgtcgatcgtGTCCTTACGAAGCGCAGCGGCACCCGGCAAACTCCGAAGCGTGATCACCTCGGCGGTTtgctcgttgagcttggtgctCAACTTGGCCTTATCATCGCTAAGCTCCTCCACTTTGGCACGCAGTccctcgagctcctcgatAAAGCTGCTTGGAACTGTGCTCGTGTCGCTCATCCTGTTGGCCTTGATCATGGCTTGCTTGCCGACCAAATGCTGAATATTAGCGAGGTAAGAGCGCATGAAGATCCTCCATCCCTCATCGAAATCGGCGACGTGGACCGACTGCTCGACGTACTTGTCCACGACAAAGAGGAGGTCAGTTTTGAATTGATGATCGATGTCGCGATCGAGGATGCTCGAGGTGTGTCGTAAGATCGAGATCATGACCGGGTATAGGTCTTCATGTGCGTCCTGCGCGGATCGGAGTAAGTCTCCGGCTTCGCCCAGATCCGACACGGCATCGCCGCCACGCTCGCGGTCGGATACGTGCAGAGCACGGTCGTGCAATTCGTCTTGGTCCTCTTGCTTTTCCTCGACATACACTTGGATCTGCGTCGCTAAGCTTTCGGGTGGATCGACGTAGCGGAGCGACACGAGCACTTCGTTGAGACCTCGGCGGGCGAATTCGTCACGAAGCGCGACTCTCTCCTCCAGGTCCTCTGGGCTGTTGGTGATGGCATTGATAAgcaccatcgctgctgccttgtACTCCCACTCGATGGATTCGTTAGTGTCGGCATCATTGAGATCGGCCGATGCATCCCAAGCATCACTagaagagctgctcgaagcaTCTGGCTTGAGATCCTCCACCAGGAACGCGAATCGGAAGCGTTCGCCAGTCACAATCTTGAGTTCCGAAAGAGCGCCGCAAACCATGCGATGGCCGTcatcgagcgagagcacgcacaaagcagcaagcacatcGGCGACCTGAAGCCGCAACTTGTAGGAAGGAGAACGGAGGGCAAAGGCGATGTAGTTGACCAAGTAGGGTTGCTCCAACACCTTTtcgaagccgagctcgatgtTCATGAGTGTCCGCAGACACTTGATCGCCTCTAGCAGGATGGCATCCGACATATCTTTGCGTTCAAGCTGCTTAGATCGGTTGCTGCCGAGTGCGCCGACAATGCCGTCTGTCTCTTGCTGCATGAGAAGCTCCAAGGCGCCCAATCCGTCGCAATGGAGAAAGCTGTCGATCCATGAGAGCTTTGCGCTGCTAAGCGTCACGCGTAGTGAGAGCAAGTGCTTATAGAGATCTTTGCGGCTGAGTTTACCGTCCTTGAGTTGGGTGACGTGACCCATCGCTGCATTTTTTTCGTCGCCGCTGTCCTGGCCAGGGTTTCCGCTGCCGCCTGCGATTACGCTGCCTCCGCCCCACCAGCTGCTCCACAGACTCGCGGTCGCAccggcgctgctgccagtATGATGGGCGCGGACAGTGTTGGTGTGGTCGCCATTGGTTTGCACTTTGGAGTCAATTGATCCGAGCGAGCCGCATTCGGACATGATTGTGGTAGGTCGCGTGCTACCGCCGGATGCGTCCGCCAAAAGGCTAGCGCAAGGACTTGCGCCACCATCGCCGTCCTTTGTGGAACCTGCTCCAGAGCCTTGTGAGTCGCTTGTTGCCCACGTTGCTATGCTTGAGATGCTGAAGCGGTTGGACCATCCTGTAGGGATGACAGAACTACGGGCCATGGTTTCGGAGCCAGTACTGGGCGTTGGTGAGCCTGGCTTGTCGGCTTGAGAAGGTATGCGCGACTTGGACGGCGTCGACGCCCTTGCTGCTTCATTTTGGCTGATGAGGAAGCGCTTGCGGTCGTCCGGAAGGGCCAGCATGGCGGTGCGGCTCGTGCCCTTGATGCCAAGATCCTGCATAAGCTTTTCAAACCTCACTGCGATCTCTTCCGGGTTATCAATGTTATCTGGTGCGGGAGAAAGCTGATGAAGGGAGGCGATGGAGGGCGAGCGTGAGACACTACTGCTGTCGGACTCGAGTTCGAGCGGACCGCTAACGCTGAAGGTTTTGCCGCTTCTACCGACGGTAACGGGAACGCGACGAGCGTGTGAGTTTGTTGGCGTCTCGGGCAAGTCGGCAGCACCATTGTTGTCGCGCGTCGGGGAAGACGGCTCAGCGCTGCCTCCAATCCAGCCTTCAAACATTCGGCTGAGTCGCGCGGTAGCCGATGGGGGCTGATGACGGCGACCCTTGGGAATGTTGACGGCGGTGTCGACAGATGATTCGGCAACTTCTGATGATGGATCGTCCTGTTGCGTGTACCCAGGCAATGAG of the Mycosarcoma maydis chromosome 2, whole genome shotgun sequence genome contains:
- a CDS encoding Diaphanous related Formin, with the translated sequence MTGRELLQVLLPGNAAILSASVASSASTSIQDLIVALLTDLTNEKHLAATFGSHFQPWSSATSHDFESSPKWLVDHHGQLWGIQAVQVSEPNYEWNEQQLKAIDDGLVPLQTGVFGFLRSIARGADHAENDVQSQPTLDLSSSTTFSDFLLSSHLHSPRLRLVCGAPGLRVRLRFGHIPEIYDGWDHRTLFLPADPTTPGASGIGSTVADAVEAICEEFGIRRVVLQGSKSARVVYALAPLPSTPASAPAPMPPPSPLPDTAFLPQILRSIDTPNPSLMFTISASWLSKLGTVAQGFSKHARRQGSNGLTPGLPTTSGPGQPTQSSSPIKQTGAKTGMLGLWGSASVSKATAALLPSTFLPAAKDASPSTGDADLDALSMELTSARLSAEDEDDEEAGGTLKGSKPPTPAQHIVSLPGYTQQDDPSSEVAESSVDTAVNIPKGRRHQPPSATARLSRMFEGWIGGSAEPSSPTRDNNGAADLPETPTNSHARRVPVTVGRSGKTFSVSGPLELESDSSSVSRSPSIASLHQLSPAPDNIDNPEEIAVRFEKLMQDLGIKGTSRTAMLALPDDRKRFLISQNEAARASTPSKSRIPSQADKPGSPTPSTGSETMARSSVIPTGWSNRFSISSIATWATSDSQGSGAGSTKDGDGGASPCASLLADASGGSTRPTTIMSECGSLGSIDSKVQTNGDHTNTVRAHHTGSSAGATASLWSSWWGGGSVIAGGSGNPGQDSGDEKNAAMGHVTQLKDGKLSRKDLYKHLLSLRVTLSSAKLSWIDSFLHCDGLGALELLMQQETDGIVGALGSNRSKQLERKDMSDAILLEAIKCLRTLMNIELGFEKVLEQPYLVNYIAFALRSPSYKLRLQVADVLAALCVLSLDDGHRMVCGALSELKIVTGERFRFAFLVEDLKPDASSSSSSDAWDASADLNDADTNESIEWEYKAAAMVLINAITNSPEDLEERVALRDEFARRGLNEVLVSLRYVDPPESLATQIQVYVEEKQEDQDELHDRALHVSDRERGGDAVSDLGEAGDLLRSAQDAHEDLYPVMISILRHTSSILDRDIDHQFKTDLLFVVDKYVEQSVHVADFDEGWRIFMRSYLANIQHLVGKQAMIKANRMSDTSTVPSSFIEELEGLRAKVEELSDDKAKLSTKLNEQTAEVITLRSLPGAAALRKDTIDDELAPPGTPSTLPKRGDKESFAGVIQRLVAKEKQVIELQAELDRLSSAARPDERTDGDDRAKKDRLERNRQWTNLMDEIARHKEQLASVEANVEAKEREIKYLKRALETVYGRFQNGIAQAQEEAEAKDKEQEAAKGAASIENPELEADMMARRTIETLSKKDAEISELRTDIAKLQEKALQSMEAAKSSEHTEALQSQLGEKDKQITKLKSEMAKLQALLLQLQIQPAGLGDGAVRAAPVHRQAPRPPGAPVVSAADGAFRTAPLPPPKSAASAAPMISAASPSSPPPPPPPPPPPPGPAAVGLVPHLLASASIGGPPPPPPPPPLAPGFPPATASNDTGGLLPPPPPPPPPPSLQAGMLGGPPPPLPPPPPPGGLAIGIPPPPPPPSLSAGPAPPPPPPLSGPTAPKPPALPLIPKKKRKALFWNKLPAHSLASTVWSDLPPATVDVIGEIDRIDELFAVGSKPIAAIPETKQTGRKANPTTLLDLTRAQNVSIVLTRIKLPFPELRTALLQCDESKLSLDNLKSIRSCLPTAEELSLVRDYDGDISALSKADQFFHEVLGIPRLAERLGCMIYMRKFELELEELKPDLRILKHAVDEINASSKFKAVLGTVLTVGNVLNAATFRGEAAGFQLSDLLKLKETKPSQPTPSTPTLLHYLVRVLNKTDKTLVGFLDDCSHVEAAARLSTTLIMQSVTSLISAHATVKEEMSTLQRISISSQSDRFVDVTAEFVKQTTPQIKALQLAGTTVQESLAKLLVYFGEDPSQTKPEDFFGLVSSFGQALMRAEEDTLQADRKAELEEQKKAKQVKRKFGLSIPQFGPEVRGPLALGARSESTGGREDEDKLEEDVTPTSSRFHTCASNESSSGTLKVDQPEVDLNRRSYRGRGQLDEAIKELRAGAAGRKLANVFAGRDSSPSPKACSRIFTRAPAPAVTLEAQEEAGVAAAATIGRTRFASSTLRGAARESIYANGTLSGAPTGTLSGRKSLRVKQSQSRRPLSRVFITGDPVVRDE